A stretch of the Erpetoichthys calabaricus chromosome 3, fErpCal1.3, whole genome shotgun sequence genome encodes the following:
- the LOC114649376 gene encoding WD repeat-containing protein on Y chromosome-like, which produces MEILGDFTYKEDLQKIENIFNEGGGSLNMNQFRQAVKSIREDMGNDEIDMLFMKLDVNCDGTVDWHKYLDYMVQEYRERECLEKYIQSHYFPKPMEVVYTNYCEPIVRLLFRRIPQNYLSDVIESRIKLGEYLSITRDGILKKWNDEFKLLYTIDIYQKEDFHTNQKLVIDMTWLFELHMIAVCSTYRDVEFFDLLSHQCKKVFSLGGLDNCVLAMHYWSDGQKGVFCCGDSKGSVLVFISLDVYLYGIFSLKCPSKSAGTGKILVRDLLRNKSMNHLCYKISAVHDNMCKQIRYISDLHAVVSCSSLDDTGMAISKLPYSCRNKVETTVFYSKRGILCFDYSSKCKCLITGGFDCIVRKWNPHISSNSMSQMEGHQCPVDHIAVDTEGFKAISISRDNDLRVWNLLTAVCIQNFRISLVNVPLFAIHYDDDTKVLAFTGMDIGILFSMAKIKEGEKTSHDYPLCTALYNSSFKQVVSGCRGGMVTVWDLMTGKKAVKFMITLGKRQEITAMAFDGPKRRLITGCKDGTLRLWNFMNGSCLAELPNIEAAMVTGILYINRRIYVSGWCNRVFWYLDAKKNEAMDCKQWKCYNSDNIWAMNTYDDQLLVTASCSGDIIAWHISAGQAFCRLNAEQSLETLAPVRVFDTVEQLPLTANLKKKQLSLHKPLMKASSFKSQEKHSRKDDENYYSKPVSSISDKKSNKIITDTNPSWSQQMTKDHLNTTEEKLDQPKLPVHKVHCLRSRKQSSDTAIVLTSSGYGHIYAWSVSPDGGLLGKFQAVSSKETFISTMVTDKNDQILLTGDTNGYLRIWDIENFCHGSKDTDEDSSARTPITAVKLHDLIPKHCRLRGKMTRTKPEELFRDGFNVVTGPPDLLSSWRPHLNGIVHIEYIDKLQIIITASLDCNVRLWRLSGTYIGTFGQDLWNVGLSDHIAKMPSDLQRSASYQTLKVLNEGLNPYWRYELLTDFQEMLHGTDSLASHFQEIARIASEEDKSST; this is translated from the coding sequence ATGGAAATTCTAGGAGATTTTACCTATAAAGAGGATCTTCAGAAGATTGAGAATATATTTAATGAAGGCGGTGGAAGCTTGAATATGAATCAATTTAGGCAAGCTGTTAAAAGTATTAGAGAAGATATGGGTAATGATGAAATTGATATGCTGTTCATGAAGCTGGATGTAAATTGTGATGGAACAGTTGACTGGCACAAGTATCTTGATTACATGGTGCAGGAGTATAGAGAAAGAGAGTGTTTAGAAAAGTATATTCAGAGCCACTATTTTCCTAAACCAATGGAAGTTGTTTACACTAATTATTGTGAGCCTATTGTGAGACTTTTGTTCCGACGTATTCCCCAGAATTATCTAAGCGATGTCATTGAATCCAGAATAAAGCTTGGAGAATACCTCTCAATTACCCGAGATGGTATACTCAAAAAGTGGAATGATGAATTTAAACTGCTCTACACTATTGACATTTACCAGAAAGAAGACTTTCACACTAATCAAAAGTTAGTGATAGACATGACTTGGTTGTTTGAATTGCATATGATAGCAGTCTGTTCTACATATCGGGATGTTGAATTTTTTgatcttttgtctcatcagtgtAAAAAAGTTTTTTCCTTAGGTGGACTAGATAATTGTGTACTTGCTATGCACTACTGGTCAGATGGCCAAAAAGGAGTGTTCTGCTGTGGGGACAGCAAAGGTAGTGTCTtggtgtttatttctttagatgtCTATCTCTAtggcattttcagtttaaaatgtcCTTCAAAATCAGCAGGTACAGGAAAAATTTTAGTTCGTGACCTACTTAGAAATAAATCAATGAACCACCTCTGTTATAAAATATCAGCAGTTCATGATAACATGTGCAAGCAGATCAGGTATATTTCAGACCTCCATGCAGTTGTTTCTTGTTCCTCTTTGGATGACACTGGCATGGCCATTTCAAAACTACCTTATTCTTGCAGAAATAAAGTTGAAACAACAGTATTTTACTCCAAAAGAGGAATACTTTGTTTTGATTACTCATCCAAATGCAAGTGTCTAATAACAGGAGGATTCGATTGTATAGTGAGGAAATGGAATCCCCACATTTCTAGCAATAGTATGTCCCAGATGGAAGGTCACCAATGCCCTGTTGATCATATTGCAGTTGATACGGAAGGTTTCAAGGCAATAAGCATTTCAAGAGACAATGACTTGCGTGTCTGGAATCTTTTAACAGCAGTTTGTATTCAGAATTTTCGTATATCTTTAGTTAACGTGCCACTCTTTGCCATTCACTATGATGATGACACTAAAGTTCTTGCCTTTACAGGCATGGACATTGGCATTCTGTTTAGTATGGCAAAAATCAAAGAAGGTGAAAAAACCTCACACGATTATCCATTATGTACAGCTTTGTACAACTCTTCCTTTAAGCAAGTTGTGAGTGGATGCCGTGGTGGCATGGTCACTGTATGGGATCTAATGACAGGTAAAAAAGCGGTGAAATTCATGATCacattgggaaagagacaggagATCACAGCCATGGCATTTGATGGGCCCAAGAGACGTTTAATCACTGgctgcaaagatggaactctcaGACTGTGGAATTTCATGAATGGTTCTTGTCTTGCTGAATTGCCCAACATTGAAGCCGCAATGGTAACAGGAATATTATATATTAATCGCAGGATTTATGTCTCAGGATGGTGTAATCGAGTCTTCTGGTATTTGGAtgctaaaaaaaatgaagcaatggaTTGCAAACAGTGGAAATGCTACAACTCTGACAATATCTGGGCTATGAATACATATGATGACCAACTGTTGGTCACTGCCTCCTGTAGTGGGGATATCATTGCCTGGCATATTAGTGCAGGTCAGGCCTTTTGTAGACTTAATGCTGAACAAAGCCTTGAAACTCTTGCTCCAGTCAGGGTTTTTGACACAGTGGAACAACTTCCCTTGACTGCTAATctcaaaaagaaacaattatctCTGCATAAGCCATTGATGAAAGCAAGTTCTTTTAAAAGTCAGGAAAAACATAGCAGGAAAGATGATGAAAATTATTATTCTAAACCAGTGAGTAGCATATCGGACAAAAAGTCAAATAAGATCATAACTGACACCAACCCCTCCTGGTCTCAGCAAATGACAAAAGATCACTTGAACACCACTGAAGAAAAGCTAGACCAGCCCAAATTACCTGTGCATAAGGTTCATTGTTTGCGCTCACGAAAACAGAGTTCAGATACTGCCATCGTTCTTACCAGTTCTGGTTATGGCCATATATATGCTTGGTCCGTCAGCCCTGATGGTGGCCTGTTAGGAAAGTTTCAAGCGGTGAGTTCTAAAGAGACATTCATTAGCACAATGGTCACGGATAAAAATGACCAAATACTTCTCACGGGTGACACAAACGGGTATCTTAGAATTTGGGACATAGAGAATTTCTGCCATGGCAGTAAAGACACAGACGAAGATTCCAGTGCTAGGACCCCCATAACTGCAGTGAAGCTTCATGATCTGATTCCTAAGCACTGTAGACTCAGGGGAAAAATGACCAGAACTAAGCCCGAAGAACTGTTTCGTGATGGATTCAATGTTGTTACAGGCCCACCTGACCTTCTGAGCTCCTGGAGACCTCACTTGAATGGTATAGTCCACATTGAATATATTGACAAGCTTCAGATCATAATCACAGCAAGTTTAGACTGCAATGTTCGTTTATGGAGGCTCTCAGGCACATACATAGGTACTTTTGGCCAAGATCTATGGAATGTAGGTCTTTCAGATCATATCGCAAAAATGCCTTCTGATTTGCAAAGATCTGCTTCATATCAGACTCTAAAAGTATTAAATGAAGGCCTCAATCCATATTGGAGATATGAGTTATTGACAGATTTCCAAGAAATGTTGCATGGCACAGATAGTCTAGCTTCTCATTTTCAAGAGATTGCTCGCATTGCCTCTGAGGAAGACAAGAGTTCTACATAA
- the LOC114649375 gene encoding dnaJ homolog subfamily B member 6-like encodes MSEYYHILGVKRNSTQDEITKAYRKQALKWHPDKNPQSRDTAERKFKQLSEAYEVLSDPRKRDIYDRYGTEGLGRGSGRPFHSGQVFGFTFRRPEDVFRDFFGGRDPFADFFGDLFEENFLGNQGVSRRRNRDSSAYRYSSHPSGPRMSGYETGYTSYKQPGGDSFTSVYSNLFGEKNTRDNFRSVSSSTKTVNGRKITTKRVVENGQETVEVEEDGQLKSITINGKEHVLQLNSTTCSLDPIPALLVCLRN; translated from the coding sequence atgtcagaGTATTACCATATTTTGGGAGTAAAGAGGAATTCAACCCAAGATGAAATTACAAAAGCGTACAGGAAACAGGCATTAAAATGGCATCCCGATAAAAATCCACAAAGCAGAGATACAGCTGAGAGGAAATTTAAGCAACTGTCTGAAGCTTACGAAGTACTTTCAGATCCCCGTAAGCGTGACATCTATGATCGATATGGCACTGAAGGATTAGGTAGAGGGAGTGGAAGACCATTTCATAGTGGCCAAGTGTTTGGATTCACATTCCGCAGGCCTGAAGATGTTTTTAGAGATTTTTTTGGTGGTCGAGAtccttttgcagatttttttggaGACCTATTTGAAGAGAACTTTTTAGGAAACCAAGGCGTGAGTAGGAGAAGAAATAGAGACTCTTCAGCTTACAGATATAGTAGCCATCCTTCTGGTCCCAGAATGTCAGGATATGAAACTGGATATACCTCTTATAAACAACCTGGGGGTGACAGCTTCACATCAGTGTATTCTAatttatttggagaaaaaaataccagggATAACTTTCGCTCTGTTTCATCCTCCACCAAAACAGTGAATGGCAGAAAAATTACCACAAAGAGAGTTGTGGAGAATGGTCAAGAGACGGTTGAAGTTGAGGAAGATGGACAGCTGAAATCAATTACTATAAATGGCAAAGAGCA
- the LOC114649377 gene encoding WD repeat-containing protein on Y chromosome-like, which yields MDLLGNLTYKEDLNQIKSIFSEAELDKGGCLDMLEFRQAIKNFRDDLDEEVIDAVFMKVDVSNDGTINWCKFLDYTVLEYQQKEALQTFDLSHFFPKPMEFAAKCHSDIIVKLLFKDIPKDYVSSMSTNRNPPGEYLSISRDGELIKWSDEFTLLHKVNINKTDDNCKKDKWVIDMAWLYELHMVAVCTTYSDIEFFDLVSPDCKKELSLTAIDNCVVTISYWSNGKKGVFCSGDDKGGVMVFMSSDINIYGLFNMNAESTTGRSNKISVRDQLKSKSRNHMCFRITGLHEGWCKQIRYIPDLNAVVTCSALSDTGMVVTKLPYSRRNKIRNKLFDSKKGILCFDYSTKSRSLFTGGFDCIVREWNPYVPSNCMFQMEGHHSPVQHIAVNSQSLKIISISRDDELRVWDLLTGSCLQKLLLTVGGLSIFCFCYHESTNLLVVAATEIGILYGIEKSREWEYTSHEEPLCTILYSSSFKQVISGCIGGFVSVWDILTGKKVVQFMNTEDRKIAITAMAFDNLQRRLITGCKDGTVRIWNFNNGELLSDLQKVDKTMVTDIVYIDEKIYISGWLKRLVWYSDAKKDEEIDSKQWKCYHKENVRFMVAYDSQLLMTVSYIGNIIAWNTELGEPLFRFNAERSLRPLDPIRVFDKVLPVLDTATNLSPTDTSIHLSVLNHKTRARTRESSSAASERELTSSFTSQSTRLIPSKHGEEHDVSSLDDNSKKNVSANNSILSSPQVTEKSGTDEILDKPKITVEKLYFLRSRKLGPDAATLLTSASDGYILAWSVHPDGGLLGKFKAVTFNASFITTMTTDENDEILITGDTNGYIKIWDIENYCCSKKIVKEKGNSVEISGSEVKLKYLIPLYCRVRGDKSHIKGEYEAHGEWNVCLDTPDLLCSFRSHLSRLVQVQFVDRFQLIITAGLDCNIRLWKISGHYIGNFGQSLWQLGIFDANGKVPIDLKRVGSYQTLKVLHEGINPFWRCDFLADFHELLLSGESTTHHFKEIAKIACFPEEEKVPVDEIEIDIEIPILYPNELSQPSQTEKSATENATISVGQES from the coding sequence ATGGATCTTCTTGGCAACCTCACTTACAAGGAGGACCTTAACCAGATTAAAAGCATCTTTAGTGAAGCTGAATTGGACAAAGGGGGTTGCTTGGATATGTTGGAGTTTAGGCAGGCTATAAAGAATTTTAGGGATGATTTGGATGAAGAGGTTATTGACGCAGTTTTCATGAAAGTAGATGTCAGCAATGATGGCACAATTAACTGGTGCAAATTTCTAGATTACACAGTACTAGAGTACCAACAAAAAGAAGCTTTACAAACATTCGATTTGTCTCATTTTTTCCCAAAACCAATGGAATTTGCTGCAAAATGTCACTCCGATATCATTGTAAAGCTTCTGTTCAAGGATATTCCTAAAGATTATGTAAGCAGTATGTCCACTAACAGGAATCCGCCTGGAGAATACTTATCGATTAGCCGGGATGGTGAACTCATTAAATGGAGTGATGAGTTCACTTTGCTTCATAAGGTCAACATTAATAAGACAGATGACAACTGCAAAAAAGATAAGTGGGTAATAGACATGGCTTGGCTGTATGAATTGCACATGGTAGCTGTTTGCACAACATACAGCGATATTGAATTTTTTGACCTTGTTTCGCCAGATTGTAAAAAAGAGTTGTCCCTAACAGCAATTGACAACTGTGTAGTAACCATCAGCTACTGGTCAAATGGCAAAAAAGGAGTGTTCTGTAGTGGAGATGATAAAGGAGGTGTGATGGTGTTCATGTCTTCTGATATTAATATTTACGGCCTGTTCAATATGAATGCTGAGAGTACAACAGGGAGATCCAATAAAATTTCTGTTCGAGATCAGCTAAAGAGTAAATCCAGAAACCATATGTGTTTCAGAATTACAGGCCTCCATGAAGGCTGGTGTAAACAAATAAGGTATATTCCTGATCTCAATGCAGTTGTCACCTGCTCTGCCCTAAGTGACACTGGCATGGTAGTAACAAAGCTTCCTTATTCTAGACGAAACAAAATTCGAAATAAGTTGTTTGATTCAAAAAAGGGGATACTTTGCTTTGACTATTCCACCAAGAGCAGAAGCCTATTCACAGGTGGATTTgattgcattgtgagggaatggAATCCCTATGTACCCAGTAATTGCATGTTTCAGATGGAAGGACATCATTCTCCAGTTCAGCATATTGCAGTCAACAGTCAGAGCCTCAAGATTATTAGCATTTCAAGAGATGATGAATTACGTGTCTGGGATTTGCTGACAGGAAGTTGTCTTCAAAAATTGCTATTAACTGTAGGAGGACTGTCCATCTTTTGTTTCTGTTACCATGAAAGCACTAATTTACTTGTCGTAGCTGCTACAGAGATTGGTATTCTCTATGGTATAGAAAAAAGCAGGGAGTGGGAATACACTTCACATGAAGAGCCTCTTTGTACAATTCTGTACAGCAGTAGCTTTAAGCAGGTTATTAGTGGTTGCATTGGAGGCTTTGTTAGTGTATGGGATATCCTGACAGGGAAGAAGGTAGTGCAATTCATGAATACAGAAGATAGAAAAATAGCTATCACAGCAATGGCATTTGATAACCTACAAAGACGCTTAATCACGGGCTGCAAAGATGGGACTGTCAGGATTTGGAACTTCAACAATGGAGAACTCCTTAGTGACCTGCAGAAAGTGGATAAAACAATGGTGACTGACATAGTGTACATTGACGAGAAGATTTATATCTCCGGTTGGCTTAAACGACTTGTCTGGTATTCAGATGCTAAGAAAGATGAAGAAATTGACTCCAAGCAGTGGAAATGCTACCACAAAGAAAACGTTCGGTTTATGGTAGCCTATGATAGCCAGCTACTGATGACAGTTTCCTACATTGGCAACATTATTGCATGGAATACTGAACTGGGTGAACCCCTTTTCAGATTTAATGCTGAACGTAGCCTCCGACCCCTTGATCCTATCCGGGTTTTTGAtaaagtgcttcctgtcttagaTACTGCTACCAATCTCAGTCCAACTGATACTTCCATTCACCTAAGTGTACTGAATCATAAAACTAGAGCCAGAACAAGAGAATCATCTTCTGCTGCAAGTGAAAGAGAACTGACTTCTTCATTTACCAGTCAGTCAACCAGACTTATTCCATCCAAACATGGTGAAGAGCATGATGTGAGTTCATTGGATGATAACTCAAAAAAGAATGTGAGTGCTAATAATAGCATTTTGTCTTCTCCACAAGTGACAGAGAAGTCAGGCACTGACGAAATTCTAGACAAGCCCAAAATAACCGTTGAGAAACTGTACTTTTTACGCTCACGGAAGCTTGGTCCAGATGCTGCAACTCTGCTTACAAGTGCCTCTGATGGTTATATTTTAGCCTGGTCTGTACATCCTGATGGGGGCCTTCTGGGAAAGTTTAAAGCTGTCACTTTCAATGCATCCTTTATCACCACAATGACCACAGATGAAAATGATGAAATACTTATTACAGGAGATACAAATGGTTACATCAAGATTTGGGACATTGAGAATTACTGCTGTAGTAAGAAAATAGTCAAGGAAAAGGGCAATAGTGTTGAGATTTCAGGGAGTGAAGTGAAGCTCAAATACCTGATTCCACTGTACTGTAGAGTTAGGGGAGACAAGTCCCATATAAAGGGTGAATATGAGGCCCATGGTGAATGGAACGTCTGTCTGGACACCCCTGACTTACTGTGCTCCTTTAGGTCACATCTGAGTAGGTTGGTTCAAGTTCAGTTTGTGGACCGATTCCAGCTTATAATCACAGCAGGTTTAGATTGCAATATTCGCCTGTGGAAGATCTCTGGCCATTATATTGGTAACTTTGGCCAATCTCTGTGGCAGCTCGGCATTTTTGATGCCAATGGAAAAGTACCAATAGATTTAAAGAGAGTGGGCTCTTACCAGACTCTGAAAGTACTGCATGAGGGAATCAATCCCTTCTGGAGGTGTGATTTCCTGGCAGATTTCCATGAGCTGCTATTGAGTGGAGAGAGTACCACCCACCATTTTAAGGAAATTGCCAAAATTGCCTGTTTCCCAGAGGAAGAAAAGGTTCCTGTGGATGAAATAGAGATCGACATTGAAATCCCTATTTTGTATCCAAATGAACTGTCCCAACCAAGTCAAACAGAGAAATCGGCAACAGAAAATGCAACCATCAGTGTAGGGCAGGAATCTTGA